In Leptodesmis sichuanensis A121, the following are encoded in one genomic region:
- the rpe gene encoding ribulose-phosphate 3-epimerase produces the protein MTQNNSKKSIMIAPSILSADFSRLGEEIKAVDEAGADWIHVDVMDGRFVPNITIGPLIVEAIRPVTQKPLDVHLMIVEPEKYVADFAKAGADHILVHAESSSTIHIHRVLGQIKELGKKAGAVLNPGSPLELVEPVLDLCDIVLIMSVNPGFGGQSFIQSQVAKIRRLREMCDERGLDPWIEVDGGLKGNNTWQVLEVGANAIVAGSAVFNAPDYAKAIADIRNSKRPELAAV, from the coding sequence ATGACCCAGAACAACTCAAAGAAATCGATTATGATTGCTCCGTCGATTCTGTCTGCCGATTTTAGTCGGTTAGGCGAAGAGATTAAAGCCGTGGATGAGGCAGGAGCCGATTGGATTCATGTGGATGTCATGGATGGTCGGTTTGTCCCCAACATTACGATTGGCCCACTGATTGTAGAAGCGATTCGCCCGGTGACCCAGAAACCGCTGGATGTTCACCTGATGATCGTGGAACCGGAAAAATACGTAGCCGATTTTGCCAAAGCTGGAGCGGATCATATTCTGGTGCACGCCGAATCGAGTTCCACGATTCATATCCATCGGGTGTTGGGACAGATTAAAGAACTGGGCAAAAAGGCCGGAGCCGTTCTCAATCCGGGCAGTCCTTTGGAATTAGTGGAGCCAGTTCTCGATCTGTGCGACATCGTGCTGATTATGAGTGTGAACCCTGGGTTTGGGGGACAAAGTTTCATTCAGTCCCAGGTGGCTAAGATTCGTCGGCTACGGGAAATGTGTGATGAGCGAGGGCTGGATCCCTGGATTGAAGTGGATGGGGGTTTGAAAGGCAACAATACCTGGCAGGTGCTGGAAGTTGGTGCCAATGCGATCGTGGCAGGTTCTGCGGTATTCAATGCTCCCGATTATGCGAAGGCGATCGCAGACATTCGCAACAGCAAACGCCCAGAACTAGCCGCAGTTTAA
- a CDS encoding ABC transporter permease, whose translation MSTTVTPSQLNGKVAGQTATSSSALADFIQETIALTRRLFIQLQRRPSTLIAGIVQPLMWLILFGALFQNAPQGFLGNDVSYGKFIGAGIIVFTAFGGALNAGLPVMFDREFGFLNRLLVAPLASRYSIVMASAIFITVMSVIQTIAIIAMSAFLGAGLPNASGLALVGLIVLLLVLAVTALSLGLAFSLPGHIELIAVIFVTNLPLLFASTALVPLAFMPTWLQWVASLNPLSYAIEPIRYVYLHPNWLLNSIVMHAPFGDVTLGAALLVLVGFCLVSLLSIQPRLRKAFA comes from the coding sequence ATGAGCACGACCGTTACCCCCTCTCAATTAAATGGAAAAGTCGCAGGTCAAACGGCTACTTCTTCCAGTGCATTGGCTGACTTTATCCAGGAGACGATCGCCCTCACTCGTCGCTTATTTATCCAGCTTCAACGTCGTCCATCAACGCTAATCGCGGGCATTGTTCAACCATTGATGTGGTTGATTCTGTTTGGAGCCTTGTTCCAGAATGCACCGCAGGGATTTCTGGGTAATGACGTGAGTTATGGCAAGTTCATTGGTGCTGGAATTATTGTCTTCACAGCTTTTGGTGGAGCGTTGAATGCAGGTTTACCAGTGATGTTCGATCGCGAATTTGGTTTCCTGAATCGACTGCTGGTTGCTCCTCTGGCCTCTCGCTATTCCATCGTCATGGCCTCAGCGATTTTCATCACTGTCATGAGCGTGATTCAGACGATCGCCATTATTGCCATGAGCGCTTTCCTGGGTGCCGGATTACCCAATGCCTCAGGATTAGCATTGGTTGGATTAATTGTTTTGTTACTGGTACTGGCCGTCACCGCTCTGAGTTTGGGATTGGCCTTTTCTCTCCCTGGTCACATTGAATTAATTGCCGTAATTTTTGTCACCAACCTGCCTTTGCTGTTTGCCAGTACCGCTCTGGTGCCTCTGGCCTTCATGCCCACCTGGCTACAATGGGTTGCGTCCTTGAATCCCCTCAGCTATGCGATCGAGCCGATCCGCTATGTGTACCTCCATCCCAATTGGTTACTCAACAGTATCGTTATGCACGCGCCCTTTGGAGATGTAACCTTAGGAGCCGCTTTGCTCGTGCTGGTTGGGTTTTGTCTGGTTTCTCTGCTGAGCATCCAACCGAGACTTCGGAAGGCATTTGCTTAA
- a CDS encoding ABC transporter ATP-binding protein: protein MAPAVLIEKLQKRYGAVEAVKDVSLTIEPGEIYGLLGPNGAGKTTTLRCLCTLTEPDAGRIEVSGISVRETPKLARQKLGYVAQEVAIDKVLTGRELLQLQAALYHLPRSIIKERIEAVIQLLGIEAYADQKSGTYSGGIRKRLDLASGLLHQPDVLVLDEPTVGLDIESRVAVWEFLRKIRNEGTTVLITSHYLEEIDMLADRVAIIDKGVVIAAGTPSQLKDQVGGDRITLRIREFTPSDEAEKAKSLLTALPAVQEVIINSAQGNSLNLVVAPQSDALSTVQRALQDAGLPTFGIAQSRPSLDDVYLAATGRTLLDADLAASATRDEKAERKKQMR, encoded by the coding sequence ATGGCTCCTGCCGTTCTAATCGAAAAGCTACAAAAGCGCTACGGTGCTGTGGAAGCAGTGAAGGATGTCTCCCTCACCATTGAACCGGGAGAGATTTATGGTCTGCTAGGGCCAAATGGAGCAGGAAAAACCACCACGTTACGCTGCCTGTGTACCTTAACCGAACCGGATGCAGGCCGGATTGAAGTCTCCGGCATTTCAGTGCGGGAGACTCCCAAATTAGCCCGTCAAAAACTGGGCTACGTCGCGCAGGAAGTGGCTATTGACAAGGTTTTAACCGGACGGGAATTACTACAACTTCAAGCAGCACTCTATCACCTGCCTCGTTCCATCATCAAAGAACGGATTGAAGCGGTCATCCAACTTCTAGGCATTGAAGCTTACGCTGACCAAAAAAGTGGCACCTATTCCGGTGGTATTCGCAAACGGTTGGATCTGGCCTCTGGACTACTACACCAACCGGATGTCCTCGTACTGGATGAACCAACAGTAGGACTAGACATTGAAAGCCGCGTTGCTGTTTGGGAATTTTTACGCAAAATTCGCAACGAAGGCACTACGGTCTTAATTACCAGTCACTACCTGGAAGAAATTGATATGCTGGCCGATCGCGTTGCCATCATCGACAAAGGGGTAGTGATTGCAGCCGGAACTCCCTCGCAATTGAAGGATCAGGTAGGGGGCGATCGCATCACCCTCCGCATCCGGGAATTTACACCCAGCGATGAAGCCGAAAAAGCTAAATCTCTCTTAACGGCTCTACCCGCCGTCCAAGAAGTGATTATTAACTCGGCTCAGGGTAACTCCCTGAATTTAGTCGTTGCACCGCAAAGCGATGCCTTGTCCACCGTCCAGCGTGCCCTCCAGGATGCCGGACTGCCTACCTTTGGTATCGCCCAGTCCCGTCCCAGTCTGGATGATGTCTATCTTGCTGCCACTGGACGCACACTTCTGGATGCTGACCTTGCCGCCTCTGCCACCCGCGACGAAAAAGCCGAGCGCAAGAAGCAAATGCGATAG
- a CDS encoding chloride channel protein: MTRVGLWTVGALLGGLVGGLAAVLLTQLIKLTLDTFSGLSTIWLLLLPLLGVAIAVLILFGLGKGRPVQTLVSRQATPSGRWGSLFNWYSFPHDIARADLTGDVVRASGAEEQFPWNLAPLRALAILSTVGFGAAMGTESPAAHIGVATGTWLGSTMSSLRQLVRPMAIGGGAAGVSALMGIPLVGSFFMFELSQRRKVPITSERVAAMLAGGLAGWGINFAFKLELIRLVVPRVSPADFWNGMAAALFIGAIAGAITALTGEAIYWARGLQTRPAIRLLIGGMAMLSLAIVIGLIATPAAAFGPGGAAIVWAETVETTPYHLLAVALLRAASTTAAVVAGGCGGVFVPFLAIGDLSGRVFATAFGVPGDLAGAAGAAAGIAGGYRLPLTAVAMVLGVGGPQGAQLTCLATVVVAALSGLVTARVANQLSSFLRTKVRSIPSIED; the protein is encoded by the coding sequence TTGACTAGGGTAGGACTGTGGACAGTGGGTGCTCTGCTGGGAGGTTTGGTCGGCGGTCTGGCTGCAGTACTGCTGACCCAGTTAATCAAGCTCACCCTCGATACGTTCTCTGGACTAAGCACCATCTGGCTACTGCTGCTGCCACTGCTTGGTGTTGCGATCGCGGTGCTGATCCTGTTTGGACTGGGTAAGGGTCGCCCTGTGCAGACCTTAGTTTCCCGCCAGGCCACTCCCTCTGGTCGCTGGGGTTCTCTATTTAACTGGTACTCCTTCCCCCACGACATTGCCCGAGCTGACCTGACCGGTGACGTGGTGAGAGCATCTGGAGCAGAAGAGCAGTTCCCCTGGAATCTGGCCCCCTTGCGTGCCCTGGCCATCCTATCCACGGTCGGGTTTGGTGCAGCGATGGGAACAGAATCTCCAGCAGCCCATATTGGTGTAGCGACGGGAACCTGGTTGGGTAGCACAATGTCATCCCTGCGCCAACTGGTGCGGCCTATGGCAATCGGCGGCGGGGCAGCGGGTGTGTCTGCCTTAATGGGGATTCCCTTGGTGGGCAGCTTCTTCATGTTTGAGCTAAGTCAGCGACGCAAGGTACCGATTACCTCGGAACGGGTAGCTGCAATGTTAGCAGGGGGACTGGCTGGATGGGGGATCAACTTTGCCTTCAAGCTCGAGTTAATCCGGCTTGTCGTGCCGAGAGTTTCCCCTGCTGACTTCTGGAATGGGATGGCGGCTGCTTTGTTCATCGGAGCGATCGCGGGCGCGATTACGGCACTCACGGGTGAGGCCATCTATTGGGCTAGAGGCTTGCAGACCAGGCCAGCTATTCGTCTCCTGATTGGTGGCATGGCTATGCTATCTCTGGCGATCGTGATCGGACTGATTGCCACTCCAGCAGCGGCCTTTGGGCCTGGGGGAGCGGCTATCGTCTGGGCTGAAACCGTTGAAACGACCCCTTACCACCTGCTGGCTGTGGCTCTGCTCCGGGCTGCGTCCACCACTGCTGCCGTTGTAGCTGGGGGCTGTGGCGGCGTGTTTGTACCGTTTCTCGCGATCGGTGACCTGAGTGGCCGGGTGTTTGCAACGGCCTTTGGGGTTCCGGGGGATCTGGCGGGTGCCGCTGGAGCCGCAGCAGGAATTGCTGGTGGTTATCGCCTGCCGCTAACAGCCGTCGCGATGGTGCTGGGGGTCGGTGGCCCACAAGGAGCCCAGCTAACCTGCCTTGCCACAGTGGTAGTCGCCGCCCTCTCTGGATTGGTGACTGCACGGGTAGCCAATCAACTCTCCAGTTTCTTACGCACAAAAGTCCGCAGCATACCGTCAATAGAGGACTAA
- a CDS encoding Uma2 family endonuclease — translation MQTLVQPRFYTPEEYLGLEEKAEFRNEYRNGAIVPMTGGSDNHNCIIINCCTLLRTQLRGTEYRVRSSDLKVWIPRYNQYTYPDVFVIQGHPVFQENRTDTVTNPLFIIEVLSKSTRNYDKTDKFKYYRSIPTFREYLLINQYAYDIEHYIKTEEGYWLLKEYEEPTTVLRLESLGISVAIADLYEDVDFSQVDSVEP, via the coding sequence ATGCAGACTCTAGTTCAGCCTCGCTTCTATACCCCTGAAGAGTATCTGGGGTTGGAAGAAAAAGCCGAATTTCGTAATGAATATCGGAACGGAGCGATCGTACCAATGACTGGGGGTTCAGACAATCACAATTGCATCATCATTAACTGCTGTACGTTGTTAAGAACTCAATTGCGAGGCACAGAATATCGGGTTCGGAGCAGTGACTTAAAGGTATGGATTCCGCGCTACAACCAGTACACCTATCCCGATGTCTTTGTGATTCAAGGGCATCCTGTCTTTCAAGAGAACCGCACCGACACCGTCACCAATCCCTTATTCATCATTGAAGTCCTCTCCAAATCCACCCGCAATTACGACAAAACTGACAAGTTCAAGTACTACCGCTCAATTCCTACATTTCGAGAATATCTCTTAATCAACCAATATGCCTACGACATTGAGCATTACATAAAGACCGAGGAAGGCTACTGGTTGCTGAAAGAGTACGAAGAACCAACCACAGTACTGCGTTTAGAGTCACTTGGAATATCAGTTGCGATCGCCGACCTCTACGAGGATGTAGATTTCAGTCAGGTAGACTCGGTAGAACCATAA
- a CDS encoding heme o synthase, producing the protein MQETLLTANSPRHENAFQVVQSYFQLTKPRIILLLLITTAGGMWIAAEGQVSPFLLMVTLVSGAFAAGSANTINCLYDRDIDYIMERTRHRPLPSGRVQPMHALSFAIVLATISFTLLTVFANLLSACLAMSGIVFYVLIYTHWLKRHSTQNIVIGGAAGAIPPLVGWAAVTGDLSWAAWVLFAIIFMWTPPHFWALAMMIREDYAKVGVPMLPVIEGNEPTSRQIFYYTLALIPVTLLLVYPLHVMGAVYAAIALFLGGVFVQKAWKLMQTPADLQVARSVFKYSILYLMLLCAGMGLDSLPATRQLTLAMTENWNTWISSLPPIGF; encoded by the coding sequence ATGCAAGAAACACTTTTAACCGCTAACTCTCCCAGACACGAAAACGCTTTTCAGGTCGTCCAAAGTTATTTTCAACTTACAAAACCTCGCATCATTTTATTACTGCTAATTACAACGGCTGGCGGTATGTGGATCGCCGCAGAAGGTCAGGTTAGTCCTTTTCTCCTCATGGTTACGCTAGTGAGTGGAGCCTTTGCCGCTGGATCTGCGAATACCATTAACTGTCTGTACGATCGTGATATTGATTACATCATGGAGCGCACCCGTCACCGTCCGCTACCATCGGGACGAGTACAACCCATGCATGCGTTGAGCTTCGCGATCGTCCTGGCAACCATTTCCTTTACACTGCTCACCGTTTTTGCCAATCTGCTCAGTGCCTGTTTAGCTATGTCAGGTATTGTTTTCTATGTGTTGATCTACACTCACTGGCTGAAACGCCATAGTACTCAAAATATTGTGATTGGAGGTGCAGCCGGAGCCATTCCTCCCCTGGTTGGTTGGGCAGCGGTTACAGGAGATCTCAGTTGGGCCGCCTGGGTGCTGTTTGCCATCATCTTTATGTGGACTCCTCCCCACTTCTGGGCACTCGCCATGATGATCCGGGAAGATTACGCCAAGGTGGGAGTTCCCATGTTGCCCGTCATTGAAGGTAATGAACCGACTTCCCGCCAAATTTTCTATTACACTCTGGCATTGATCCCAGTCACCCTGCTATTGGTCTATCCCCTGCATGTGATGGGAGCTGTTTATGCCGCGATCGCTCTATTCTTGGGCGGTGTCTTCGTTCAAAAAGCCTGGAAACTGATGCAGACCCCGGCTGATTTACAGGTGGCGCGATCGGTTTTCAAATATTCTATCCTCTATCTCATGCTGCTCTGTGCCGGGATGGGACTGGACAGCTTACCCGCTACCCGTCAACTGACACTGGCCATGACCGAAAACTGGAATACCTGGATCAGCAGCCTACCCCCGATCGGATTTTAG
- a CDS encoding COX15/CtaA family protein produces the protein MVDIALPKSLSDQPTSPREWIRKFVFGMAIETVFLMALGSATRVMNAGLACPDWPLCYGELIPQKQMNFQVFLEWFHRLTASSMGLFAIALVVLCWWHRRNLPRWAPWIATLALALVVFQGILGGLTVTELLRFDLVTAHLGTALLFFITLLSMGLALQPYQGTGTAGKLPWVALTAAVLVYIQSILGALVGSRWAVHQCLGTSQLCVVMNSHILGVVPATLATFTLVVWAWRTPALHPILRRLAIAAGGLVVLQILLGVATFKLRLQVEPLTVVHQTVGALLLGLLVAFTVFAFRDVSATQPAIAPTDSAFDPAFSELDVNHPVDGQLA, from the coding sequence ATGGTTGATATTGCCCTCCCTAAATCCCTCAGCGATCAGCCAACCAGTCCCCGTGAGTGGATCCGTAAATTTGTCTTTGGTATGGCGATTGAAACGGTATTTCTCATGGCCCTGGGAAGTGCCACTCGTGTGATGAATGCGGGGTTGGCCTGTCCAGACTGGCCGTTGTGCTATGGGGAGCTAATTCCTCAAAAGCAGATGAATTTTCAGGTGTTTTTGGAATGGTTTCATCGCTTAACCGCCTCTTCTATGGGGCTGTTTGCGATCGCCCTGGTCGTTCTCTGTTGGTGGCATCGCCGCAATTTGCCCCGCTGGGCACCCTGGATCGCCACCCTGGCTTTGGCATTAGTAGTGTTTCAGGGGATTTTAGGGGGGCTGACTGTCACTGAACTGCTGCGATTTGACCTTGTGACGGCCCATCTGGGAACCGCTCTTTTATTTTTCATTACCCTGCTGTCAATGGGACTTGCCCTGCAACCCTATCAGGGTACAGGTACAGCCGGAAAACTTCCCTGGGTAGCGTTAACAGCGGCTGTGCTGGTGTATATCCAAAGCATTTTGGGAGCACTGGTTGGATCTCGCTGGGCCGTTCACCAGTGTCTGGGCACCTCCCAATTGTGTGTCGTGATGAATAGCCACATTCTGGGTGTGGTTCCGGCAACCCTGGCGACATTCACATTAGTCGTTTGGGCATGGCGAACTCCGGCTTTGCATCCCATTCTGCGTCGGTTGGCGATTGCTGCTGGCGGATTGGTTGTGCTGCAAATCTTGCTGGGTGTGGCAACATTTAAACTGCGGCTGCAGGTAGAACCTCTGACTGTGGTACACCAGACCGTTGGAGCGTTGTTATTAGGATTGTTGGTGGCGTTTACTGTCTTTGCCTTTCGGGATGTTTCGGCAACTCAGCCTGCGATCGCTCCAACTGACTCAGCTTTTGATCCAGCATTTTCTGAATTGGATGTTAACCATCCTGTAGATGGTCAACTTGCTTAA
- a CDS encoding cytochrome c oxidase subunit II, with translation MNIPSSITTLLIGILLTLVSLWYGQNHGLMPVQASEEAPLIDGLFNFMMTIGTGLFLIVEGVLIYSLIKFRRRPDDDTDGPYIEGNIPLEILWTSIPAVLVLGIAVYSFEVYSNIGGLNPMDHSMAHGHQTHQTAMAMPGSAIAATLADASMADPTTNNQQVAEAATQDPATAAVRDESIPQRKDALSLGVTAPRLGSTPDKQGKLPELVVNVTGLQFAWLFTYPDTGVVAGELHVPVGQEVLLNISANDVIHAFWVPEYRVKQDAIPGKQSELRFTPSKVGEYPIVCAELCGAYHGAMKSKVIAETPADFDAWMESQKLASGDRFDRAVALNSSEKSTDEFLSPFVSSWGVNSSTVQQLQSHQLHSAHVHPFAS, from the coding sequence GTGAACATCCCAAGCTCAATTACAACGCTACTGATTGGAATTCTGCTCACTCTAGTGAGTTTGTGGTACGGCCAGAATCATGGCCTGATGCCCGTTCAAGCCTCAGAAGAAGCACCTCTGATCGATGGATTATTCAATTTCATGATGACCATTGGCACAGGGCTATTCCTCATTGTTGAAGGAGTTCTGATCTACTCACTGATTAAGTTTCGTCGCCGCCCCGATGATGACACCGACGGGCCTTACATTGAAGGCAACATTCCACTGGAAATCCTCTGGACTTCGATCCCAGCCGTCCTGGTGTTGGGGATCGCTGTTTATAGTTTTGAGGTCTACAGCAATATCGGTGGGTTGAATCCTATGGATCACTCGATGGCTCATGGTCACCAAACTCACCAGACAGCAATGGCAATGCCAGGATCGGCGATCGCAGCCACTCTAGCCGATGCCTCCATGGCTGATCCCACAACTAACAACCAACAGGTTGCGGAGGCCGCAACTCAAGATCCAGCAACAGCGGCAGTTCGAGACGAAAGCATTCCCCAACGTAAAGACGCTCTCAGTCTGGGGGTGACTGCGCCCCGTCTTGGGTCAACTCCGGATAAGCAGGGTAAACTGCCTGAACTGGTCGTGAATGTAACCGGTCTACAATTTGCGTGGCTGTTTACCTATCCCGATACGGGCGTGGTTGCTGGTGAATTGCATGTGCCCGTAGGGCAGGAAGTTCTGCTGAACATTTCTGCTAATGATGTGATTCATGCCTTTTGGGTGCCAGAATATCGGGTAAAACAGGATGCTATTCCAGGTAAACAGTCGGAATTGCGCTTTACTCCCTCAAAAGTGGGTGAGTATCCTATCGTTTGCGCGGAACTGTGTGGCGCTTACCATGGGGCCATGAAGAGTAAGGTGATTGCTGAAACCCCTGCAGATTTTGATGCCTGGATGGAAAGTCAAAAGCTGGCCAGTGGCGATCGCTTCGATCGGGCTGTTGCGCTAAATTCCTCAGAAAAATCTACAGATGAGTTCTTGAGTCCTTTTGTTAGTTCCTGGGGGGTCAACTCCAGCACTGTTCAACAGCTTCAGTCTCACCAACTTCATTCTGCTCACGTTCATCCTTTTGCTAGTTAA
- the ctaD gene encoding cytochrome c oxidase subunit I encodes MTQVLQEEAKVPGQGAVPEKRNWRKYFSFSTDHKVIGIQYLVTSYFFYLVGGLLAEAVRTELATPEVDFVSRELYNGLFTVHATVMIFLWIVPAATGAFGNYLIPLIIGARDMAFPRLNAVAFWLIPPGGLLLMSSFLVGAPGSGWTSYPPLSLVTDQAGQAIWILSVLILGTSTILGALNFIVTILKMRSPGMTLNKMPLFCWAMLATSALILLSTPVLAGALILLGFDLIVGTAFFNPTGGGDPVVYQHMFWFYSHPAVYIMILPIFGLISEILPVHARKPIFGYRAIAYSSIAISFLGLIVWAHHMFTSGTPPWLRMFFMINTMVIAVPTGIKVFSWLATIWGGKLRLNTAMLFAMGFVSMFVIGGISGVMVSSAPFDLHVHDTYFVVAHLHYVLFGGSVFGIYAGTYHWFPKMTGRMVNETLGRIHFVLTFIGFNLAFLPMHKLGLEGMNRRIAEYDPKFTTLNLVCTIGSYILAVSVIPFLVNMGWSIFNGAKAPSNPWGGLTFEWLTTSPPPPENFEVDPVWTIGLYDYGTEEATEVIKAGPVLAMAAGAET; translated from the coding sequence ATGACCCAAGTACTTCAAGAAGAAGCTAAAGTCCCAGGCCAGGGCGCAGTTCCAGAGAAGCGGAACTGGCGTAAATACTTTAGCTTCAGCACCGATCACAAAGTCATCGGCATTCAATACTTAGTAACCTCCTATTTCTTCTATCTGGTGGGTGGTCTGCTGGCGGAGGCCGTCCGCACCGAATTGGCCACTCCAGAAGTCGATTTTGTCAGCCGGGAGCTATACAACGGCTTATTTACCGTCCACGCCACCGTGATGATTTTCCTGTGGATCGTTCCGGCAGCTACGGGAGCTTTTGGCAATTACCTGATCCCCCTAATTATTGGGGCGCGGGATATGGCCTTTCCCCGACTCAATGCCGTCGCCTTCTGGCTGATCCCGCCCGGTGGCCTGTTGTTAATGTCCAGCTTTTTGGTGGGTGCCCCTGGTTCAGGCTGGACATCCTATCCTCCCCTCAGCCTTGTTACAGATCAGGCCGGACAGGCGATCTGGATTCTGAGTGTGTTGATTTTGGGGACTTCCACCATCCTGGGTGCCCTGAACTTCATTGTCACCATTCTCAAAATGCGGTCACCTGGCATGACTCTAAACAAGATGCCCCTGTTCTGTTGGGCCATGCTGGCGACTTCAGCGCTAATTCTGCTCTCAACTCCAGTTCTGGCAGGTGCCTTGATTCTGCTCGGCTTTGACCTGATTGTCGGCACGGCCTTTTTCAATCCCACTGGGGGCGGTGATCCGGTGGTCTACCAACATATGTTCTGGTTCTACTCCCACCCAGCGGTTTACATCATGATTCTGCCGATCTTCGGGTTAATCTCAGAAATTCTACCCGTTCATGCGCGGAAGCCAATTTTTGGTTATCGGGCGATCGCCTACTCCAGTATTGCCATCAGCTTTCTGGGACTGATTGTCTGGGCACACCATATGTTCACCAGTGGCACCCCACCCTGGCTGCGCATGTTCTTCATGATCAACACCATGGTGATCGCTGTACCCACCGGAATTAAAGTCTTTAGCTGGCTGGCAACCATTTGGGGCGGCAAGCTGCGGCTGAACACGGCGATGCTATTTGCAATGGGTTTTGTCTCCATGTTTGTGATCGGTGGTATCAGTGGGGTAATGGTGTCCTCTGCCCCCTTCGACCTGCACGTTCATGACACCTATTTTGTGGTGGCCCACCTGCACTATGTTCTGTTTGGCGGCAGTGTATTCGGCATTTATGCGGGTACTTACCACTGGTTCCCCAAGATGACGGGCCGCATGGTCAACGAAACCCTGGGCAGAATTCACTTTGTTCTTACCTTCATTGGTTTCAACCTGGCCTTCCTGCCAATGCATAAGTTGGGGTTAGAAGGCATGAATCGTCGGATTGCGGAATACGATCCCAAATTTACGACCCTGAATCTGGTCTGCACGATCGGCTCTTATATTCTGGCAGTTTCCGTGATCCCCTTCCTGGTCAACATGGGCTGGAGCATCTTCAACGGAGCAAAAGCCCCCAGTAATCCCTGGGGTGGCCTTACCTTTGAATGGCTGACCACTTCTCCGCCTCCCCCCGAAAACTTCGAAGTCGATCCAGTATGGACTATTGGCCTCTATGATTACGGCACCGAAGAAGCCACTGAAGTCATCAAAGCTGGCCCTGTTTTGGCAATGGCCGCTGGCGCAGAAACGTAA
- a CDS encoding cytochrome c oxidase subunit 3 — MQSSAIETQTIVNYETEAAHGHHGHPDHRVFGVIVFLIAEAMIFLGLFTAYLTFRAVAPTWPPEGTPELELLLPGINTIILISSSFVIHNADSAIKKNDVKGLRTWFGITALMGIVFLAGQLYEYFHLEFGLKTNLFASTFYVLTGFHGLHVLFGLVLILAVLWRSRIAGHYSNTSHFGVEAAELYWHFVDVVWIVLFILLYLLK; from the coding sequence ATGCAAAGTTCTGCAATTGAGACTCAGACGATCGTTAACTACGAAACTGAAGCGGCTCATGGGCATCATGGGCATCCGGATCATCGAGTGTTTGGAGTCATCGTCTTCCTGATTGCTGAGGCGATGATCTTTTTAGGATTGTTTACGGCTTACTTAACCTTCCGGGCTGTGGCTCCGACCTGGCCCCCAGAAGGCACTCCAGAGCTAGAATTGCTCCTGCCAGGGATCAACACCATCATCCTGATTTCCAGTAGCTTTGTGATCCATAATGCCGACAGTGCCATCAAGAAAAATGATGTCAAAGGGTTGCGAACCTGGTTTGGCATCACTGCTTTAATGGGCATTGTGTTCCTAGCGGGTCAGCTTTATGAGTACTTCCATCTGGAATTTGGGCTAAAAACCAATCTGTTTGCCAGCACCTTTTATGTGTTAACCGGATTTCACGGCTTGCACGTTTTGTTTGGATTGGTGCTGATTCTGGCGGTGTTGTGGCGATCGCGGATTGCAGGCCACTATTCCAACACCAGTCACTTTGGCGTTGAAGCGGCTGAACTCTACTGGCACTTTGTTGATGTCGTGTGGATTGTCCTGTTCATTCTGCTCTACTTGTTAAAGTGA
- the tsaB gene encoding tRNA (adenosine(37)-N6)-threonylcarbamoyltransferase complex dimerization subunit type 1 TsaB: MIKSSCYGLAMHTASPELGLAISNFAGDRRSQTWNLGRETSQLLHSHLVEFLQPQTWQDLEFIAVAKGPGGFTGTRIGVVTARTLAQQLAIPLFAVSTLAGVAWDVGKTLVHPDADIAVQMPARRGEFFCAVYRLKPVGQVEQQENRGSPAYSVPPVTIAAVLPDQVRTLEDWQTILSEWNGFYYPVKLDEGASASVMSILEIAYSRWLAGDRPHWSEALPFYGQHPVRA; this comes from the coding sequence ATGATCAAAAGTTCCTGCTACGGTTTAGCGATGCATACGGCCAGCCCAGAATTAGGATTAGCCATCAGTAATTTTGCTGGCGATCGTCGTTCTCAAACCTGGAACCTGGGCCGCGAGACTTCCCAGCTATTGCACAGTCATCTGGTTGAATTTCTCCAACCTCAAACCTGGCAGGATCTGGAATTTATTGCCGTAGCGAAAGGCCCAGGAGGATTTACGGGTACCCGGATTGGTGTGGTCACTGCCCGTACTTTGGCCCAACAGTTGGCAATTCCCTTATTTGCCGTTTCTACTCTGGCAGGGGTCGCCTGGGATGTCGGAAAAACGCTGGTTCATCCAGACGCTGATATCGCCGTGCAAATGCCTGCCCGACGGGGAGAATTTTTTTGTGCTGTCTACCGCTTAAAGCCTGTTGGCCAGGTTGAACAGCAGGAGAATCGTGGTTCACCAGCCTATTCTGTGCCCCCTGTAACGATTGCAGCAGTGTTACCTGATCAGGTGCGGACGTTAGAGGACTGGCAAACGATTCTCTCTGAATGGAATGGCTTTTACTATCCGGTGAAGTTAGATGAAGGAGCCAGTGCATCGGTCATGAGTATTCTGGAAATTGCTTACAGCAGGTGGTTGGCAGGCGATCGCCCCCACTGGTCAGAAGCCTTGCCATTTTATGGTCAACATCCAGTGAGGGCATAG